The DNA segment GTGCTGGCCATGGACCGGATCGTCGAAATCCATCGCCGGCTGCCGAATTGCCATCTGGTGATGCACGGCTCCTCCTCGGTGCCGCAGGAGCTGCAAGACATCATCAACAAATACGGCGGCCGAATGCCGCAGACCTGGGGCGTGCCCGTCGAAGAAATCCAGCGCGGCATTGCCAACGGCGTGCGAAAGATCAACGTCGATACCGACTGCCGAATGGCGATCACCGGGGCGATCCGCACGGTGTTCGCCGAGCACCCCGATAAGTTCGATCCGCGCGACTACCTCAAACCGGCCCGTGAGGCGATGAAAAAAGTCTGCGCCGAGCGGATGATCGCCTTCGGCCAGGCCGGGAACGCGGGCAAGATCAAACCAGTCTCGCTCGACGAGATGGCGGATCGGTATGCAGTTTTGGCGTGACCGAGAACGAGCGCGGGAATGCGGCCCCCGGCAATGCCGCGTTGGTTGCAACTATACAAATGTGCGAGAGTCGCGCTCAGCCGATTGGAATGAGAGGGTGCTAAAGTATCCAATCTGTGGGCGCCGGGAGGGTGCAGGGTTGACTCGACAACGCGCGGATCAGACAACATTCTGCTGTTGCTGCGACATTGGCCGATCGACAATTGAGCACCACTTGTTCACCGCCGCGATCATTGCTGTTCGATCGGCCTTCGAGGGTGGTCGATGAGCGCTCCGTGTTGGCATGTCGTCAAAGGTCCGACCTTCGAGCGCCCTGCCAGCCTCCGATTTCCTTACTCCGCCCCACTGCTTGAAAAAGAACGGGATCCCGGCCGCATCGCATTGGCAGCGAACGTTTCTTACCCAAACCTCGTCCATCCGCCTTGCGCCGGCGCCACTCTCTCCCCCCACGATAACCCAATGAATACCACTCAAGTCAATCTCGCCCAAGTCTTCAAGCAGCGGTTCGACCGACAAGAACCGAATTGCGGCCGGAGCCTCGCGCAACGTTGTGATTCGCGGAGTTCCGTGTTTCCTGTCTTCGACGCTCACGCCCCACCAAATGTGGCGTTGGCCGGCGGCAAAGGAGAGCGTCGATGCAAGTAAATCGCGCAGCCGCGCAGCTCGCTTGGTCAACACCTGAAACGTGTGCCAGTTTGCCAGATTCATAACGCGCACGACCTGCTCGATATACCAATCCGGAACGCTCTCGTGAAAGAGGTCACTCATTGAGTTGACAAAAACTGTCTTCGGGGTTGCCCATTTGATTGGTTCCAGCAGCTTCTCTGGGACAAGCCGCAGGTCAAAACCTTGTTCGTAGGGATGATCGGCCACGCCTCGAAAGCGCTCTGCAAACGTCTCAGCATAGCAATGTTTGCACCCGGGGCTGATCTTTGTGCATCCGCGCACGGGATTCCAAGTCGCATCGGTCCATTCGATCGTCGACGTCGCGCTCATGGCTT comes from the Pirellulales bacterium genome and includes:
- a CDS encoding phage Gp37/Gp68 family protein; amino-acid sequence: MSATSTIEWTDATWNPVRGCTKISPGCKHCYAETFAERFRGVADHPYEQGFDLRLVPEKLLEPIKWATPKTVFVNSMSDLFHESVPDWYIEQVVRVMNLANWHTFQVLTKRAARLRDLLASTLSFAAGQRHIWWGVSVEDRKHGTPRITTLREAPAAIRFLSVEPLLEDLGEIDLSGIHWVIVGGESGAGARRMDEVWVRNVRCQCDAAGIPFFFKQWGGVRKSEAGRALEGRTFDDMPTRSAHRPPSKADRTAMIAAVNKWCSIVDRPMSQQQQNVV